A genome region from Coffea arabica cultivar ET-39 chromosome 7e, Coffea Arabica ET-39 HiFi, whole genome shotgun sequence includes the following:
- the LOC140004500 gene encoding splicing factor U2af large subunit A isoform X4: MCVCIYKLAGLYKSLQALEANPAQVFPKERKGSREEREQIFKCYSSTGELTDKMPDYEGNGGDDLENYGGSSPQPRINSHAGADDFSDSRSQQHSRDGDNRERGPSRSRDRDRERERGRDRDREGERSRDKDRDRERDRERDRDKDRDRHHRDRDRHRDRSERREREERTRDRDDDGDYHRSREYDRRRDFDRDREERQRHRSRSREGRSEHRSRSRSRSSSKSKRISGFDMAPPTNPLMTGATSLPAFTGQVTGAAPAVPGVFPNMFSLPTGQLGALPVMPVQAMTQQATRHARRVYVGGLPPTANEQSVATFFSHVMSAIGGNTAGPGDAVVNVYINHEKKFAFVEMRSVEEASNAMALDGIIFEGAPVKVRRPSDYNPSLAATLGPSQPNPNLNLAAVGLTPGSAGGLEGPDRIFVGGLPYYFTEGQIRELLESFGPLRGFDLVKDRETGNSKGYAFCVYQDLSVTDIACAALNGIKMGDKTLTVRRANQGVTQPKPEQESVLLHAQQQIALQKLMLQPGTLATKVLCLTQVVSADELRDDEDYADILEDMRLECGKFGTLVNLVIPRPSPTGDPTPGVGKVFLEYADVESANKARQGLHGRRFGGNQVVAVFYPENRFSQGDYDG, translated from the exons atgtgtgtgtgtatatacaaATTGGCTGGACTATATAAATCCCTGCAAGCCCTAGAAGCGAACCCAGCTCAAGTGTTcccaaaagagagaaaaggcagccgagaagagagagaacaaatATTCAAGTGCTATTCTTCTACTGGAGAACTAACAGATAAGATGCCGGATTACGAAGGCAACGGTGGAGATGATCTAGAGAACTACGGTGGCTCTTCTCCTCAACCCCGTATTAACAGTCACGCCGGTGCCGATGATTTTAGCGACTCCAGATCTCAA CAGCATTCTCGTGATGGTGATAATAGAGAAAGAGGGCCTTCTAGAAGCAGGGACAGGGatagggagagggagagggggagagaCAGGGACCGTGAAGGTGAACGAAGCAGAGATAAGGACAGGGACAGGGAGAGAGATAGGGAACGTGATAGGGATAAGGATCGGGATCGTCACCATAGGGACCGAGATCGCCACCGGGATCGAagtgagagaagagagagggaggagaggaCTCGAGACAGAGATGATGATGGTGATTACCATCGGAGTCGGGAGTATGATAG ACGAAGAGATTTTGACAGAGATAGAGAAGAGAGGCAGAGGCATAGGTCCAGATCTCGAGAGGGGAGATCAGAACACCGATCAAGGTCACGGTCTCGATCAAGCTCCAAAAG TAAAAGGATCAGTGGCTTTGACATGGCACCTCCAACTAATCCCTTGATGACTGGTGCTACCTCTCTCCCAG CCTTTACAGGTCAGGTAACTGGTGCTGCTCCAGCTGTTCCTGGAGTCTTTCCCAACATGTTTTCATTGCCAACTGGACAG CTTGGAGCTCTACCTGTTATGCCAGTTCAGGCTATGACTCAACAG GCCACTAGACATGCTCGACGAGTGTATGTTGGTGGACTTCCTCCAACAGCTAATGAACAG TCTGTTGCGACATTCTTCAGTCATGTGATGTCGGCAATTGGAGGAAACACTGCTGGTCCAG GGGATGCTGTTGTAAATGTTTATATTAACCATGAGAAGAAATTTGCTTTTGTGGAGATGAGGTCAGTTGAAGAGGCTAGCAATGCCATGGCATTGGATGGCATTATTTTTGAG GGAGCGCCGGTTAAGGTGAGAAGGCCCAGTGACTACAATCCCTCATTAGCTGCTACTCTTGGTCCTAGCCAGCCCAATCCAAACCTGAACCTTGCTGCTGTTGGACTGACCCCTGGTTCTGCTGGTGGGCTTGAGGGCCCTGACCGTATTTTCGTGGGTGGTCTTCCCTATTATTTCACGGAAGGGCAGATCAGAGAGCTGCTAGAGTCTTTTGGGCCCCTTCGTGGTTTTGATCTGGTGAAAGACCGAGAGACTGGAAATTCCAAGGGCTATGCATTTTGTGTTTACCAGGATTTATCAGTGACTGATATTGCTTGTGCAGCACTTAATGGGATCAAGATGGGTGATAAAACCCTCACTGTTAGGCGTGCAAACCAGGGAGTTACACAACCTAAACCTGAGCAAGAAAGTGTTTTATTGCATGCACAGCAACAGATAGCTTTACAG AAACTCATGCTACAACCTGGGACACTGGCCACAAAGGTTTTATGCCTGACACAAGTGGTTAGTGCAGACGAGCTAAGAGATGATGAGGACTATGCAGATATATTGGAAGACATGAGATTGGAATGTGGGAAATTTG GTACTTTGGTGAACCTGGTTATCCCACGGCCAAGTCCCACTGGTGATCCAACACCAGGTGTTGGAAAG GTGTTTTTGGAGTATGCTGATGTCGAGAGTGCCAACAAAGCTCGTCAAGGATTGCATGGAAGAAGATTTGGTGGGAATCAAGTAGTTGCTGTGTTTTATCCAGAGAACAGGTTCTCTCAAGGTGATTATGATGGTTAA
- the LOC140004500 gene encoding splicing factor U2af large subunit B isoform X7, giving the protein MFSLPTGQLGALPVMPVQAMTQQATRHARRVYVGGLPPTANEQSVATFFSHVMSAIGGNTAGPGDAVVNVYINHEKKFAFVEMRSVEEASNAMALDGIIFEGAPVKVRRPSDYNPSLAATLGPSQPNPNLNLAAVGLTPGSAGGLEGPDRIFVGGLPYYFTEGQIRELLESFGPLRGFDLVKDRETGNSKGYAFCVYQDLSVTDIACAALNGIKMGDKTLTVRRANQGVTQPKPEQESVLLHAQQQIALQCVSGTHLQKLMLQPGTLATKVLCLTQVVSADELRDDEDYADILEDMRLECGKFGTLVNLVIPRPSPTGDPTPGVGKVFLEYADVESANKARQGLHGRRFGGNQVVAVFYPENRFSQGDYDG; this is encoded by the exons ATGTTTTCATTGCCAACTGGACAG CTTGGAGCTCTACCTGTTATGCCAGTTCAGGCTATGACTCAACAG GCCACTAGACATGCTCGACGAGTGTATGTTGGTGGACTTCCTCCAACAGCTAATGAACAG TCTGTTGCGACATTCTTCAGTCATGTGATGTCGGCAATTGGAGGAAACACTGCTGGTCCAG GGGATGCTGTTGTAAATGTTTATATTAACCATGAGAAGAAATTTGCTTTTGTGGAGATGAGGTCAGTTGAAGAGGCTAGCAATGCCATGGCATTGGATGGCATTATTTTTGAG GGAGCGCCGGTTAAGGTGAGAAGGCCCAGTGACTACAATCCCTCATTAGCTGCTACTCTTGGTCCTAGCCAGCCCAATCCAAACCTGAACCTTGCTGCTGTTGGACTGACCCCTGGTTCTGCTGGTGGGCTTGAGGGCCCTGACCGTATTTTCGTGGGTGGTCTTCCCTATTATTTCACGGAAGGGCAGATCAGAGAGCTGCTAGAGTCTTTTGGGCCCCTTCGTGGTTTTGATCTGGTGAAAGACCGAGAGACTGGAAATTCCAAGGGCTATGCATTTTGTGTTTACCAGGATTTATCAGTGACTGATATTGCTTGTGCAGCACTTAATGGGATCAAGATGGGTGATAAAACCCTCACTGTTAGGCGTGCAAACCAGGGAGTTACACAACCTAAACCTGAGCAAGAAAGTGTTTTATTGCATGCACAGCAACAGATAGCTTTACAG TGTGTATCGGGCACACACTTGCAGAAACTCATGCTACAACCTGGGACACTGGCCACAAAGGTTTTATGCCTGACACAAGTGGTTAGTGCAGACGAGCTAAGAGATGATGAGGACTATGCAGATATATTGGAAGACATGAGATTGGAATGTGGGAAATTTG GTACTTTGGTGAACCTGGTTATCCCACGGCCAAGTCCCACTGGTGATCCAACACCAGGTGTTGGAAAG GTGTTTTTGGAGTATGCTGATGTCGAGAGTGCCAACAAAGCTCGTCAAGGATTGCATGGAAGAAGATTTGGTGGGAATCAAGTAGTTGCTGTGTTTTATCCAGAGAACAGGTTCTCTCAAGGTGATTATGATGGTTAA